Proteins from one Ipomoea triloba cultivar NCNSP0323 chromosome 1, ASM357664v1 genomic window:
- the LOC115998215 gene encoding chromatin remodeling protein SHL isoform X1 yields MAKTRATRRTLDSYTVKSISKTIKAGDCVLMRSSDSSKPSYVARVEKIESDSRGGNVKVHVRWYYRPEESIGGRRQFHGSKEVFLSDHYDIQSADTIEAKCTVHSFKSYTKLDAVGNEDFFCRFEYNSSTGAFNPDRVAVYCKCEMPYNPDDLMVQCEGCSDWFHPTCIEMTAEDAKKLEHFFCQNCSSEDPKLQSSHATSRHSDTKVETKRRRR; encoded by the exons ATGGCTAAAACACGGGCCACTCGTAGAACCCTAGATTCCTACACTGTTAAGTCCATCAGCAAAACTATCAAAG CCGGTGACTGCGTGCTGATGCGGTCATCGGACTCTTCGAAGCCGTCATACGTCGCCCGAGTTGAGAAGATCGAGTCTGATAGCAGGGGAGGCAACGTGAAAGTTCACGTCCGGTGGTACTACCGTCCGGAAGAGTCGATCGGTGGCCGGCGGCAGTTCCATGGCTCCAAGGAGGTCTTCCTCTCCGACCACTATGATATACAGAGCGCCGACACCATAGAAGCTAAGTGTACGGTCCACAGCTTCAAGAGCTACACCAAGCTCGACGCTGTTGGTAATGAAGACTTCTTTTGCCGATTCGAGTACAATTCCTCTACCGGAGCCTTCAATCCCGACAGAGTTGCcgt GTACTGTAAATGTGAGATGCCTTATAATCCAGATGACCTCATGGTTCAGTGCGAGGGCTGCAGTGATTG GTTTCATCCTACATGTATAGAAATGACAGCCGAGGATGCCAAAAAACTTGAACATTtcttttgtcaaaattgttctTCTGAAGATCCGAAGTTACAAAGCTCTCATGCTACTTCCAGACATTCAGATACAAAG GTGGAAACAAAACGCCGTAGGAGGTAA
- the LOC115998215 gene encoding chromatin remodeling protein SHL isoform X2 — MAKTRATRRTLDSYTVKSISKTIKAGDCVLMRSSDSSKPSYVARVEKIESDSRGGNVKVHVRWYYRPEESIGGRRQFHGSKEVFLSDHYDIQSADTIEAKCTVHSFKSYTKLDAVGNEDFFCRFEYNSSTGAFNPDRVAVYCKCEMPYNPDDLMVQCEGCSDWLYTEYVKSHGA, encoded by the exons ATGGCTAAAACACGGGCCACTCGTAGAACCCTAGATTCCTACACTGTTAAGTCCATCAGCAAAACTATCAAAG CCGGTGACTGCGTGCTGATGCGGTCATCGGACTCTTCGAAGCCGTCATACGTCGCCCGAGTTGAGAAGATCGAGTCTGATAGCAGGGGAGGCAACGTGAAAGTTCACGTCCGGTGGTACTACCGTCCGGAAGAGTCGATCGGTGGCCGGCGGCAGTTCCATGGCTCCAAGGAGGTCTTCCTCTCCGACCACTATGATATACAGAGCGCCGACACCATAGAAGCTAAGTGTACGGTCCACAGCTTCAAGAGCTACACCAAGCTCGACGCTGTTGGTAATGAAGACTTCTTTTGCCGATTCGAGTACAATTCCTCTACCGGAGCCTTCAATCCCGACAGAGTTGCcgt GTACTGTAAATGTGAGATGCCTTATAATCCAGATGACCTCATGGTTCAGTGCGAGGGCTGCAGTGATTG GTTGTATACAGAATATGTCAAGTCCCATGGAGCCTAA
- the LOC116028677 gene encoding cysteine protease RD19A-like yields the protein MLMFCMPQTTMAPRLSLLFLCTLLATTSLVFAEDDGDDILIRQVVGDGDGDLLNADHHFTVFKRRFGKAYASDEEHDYRLSVFKANMRRAKRHQELDPAAVHGVTQFSDLTPTEFRRKFLGLNRRLKFPADAKTAPILPTDELPSDFDWRDHGAVTPVKNQGTCGSCWSFSTTGALEGANFLATGKLVSLSEQQLVDCDHECDPEEAGSCDSGCNGGLMNSAFEYTLKAGGLMREEDYPYTGNDLQVCRFDKTKIAAKVANFSVVSLDEDQIAANLVKNGPLAVAINAVFMQTYIGGVSCPYICSKRLDHGVLLVGYGSAGYAPIRMKEKPYWIIKNSWGESWGENGYYKICQGRNVCGVDSMVSTVAAVSTTTSD from the exons ATGCTAATGTTTTGTATGCCCCAAACAACAATGGCTCCCCGTTTATCTCTCCTCTTCTTATGCACCCTCCTGGCGACGACGTCTTTGGTGTTTGCAGAAGACGACGGCGATGACATTTTGATCCGTCAAGTAGTTGGGGACGGCGACGGCGACCTGTTGAATGCCGACCACCACTTCACCGTTTTCAAGAGGAGGTTCGGCAAAGCGTACGCCTCCGATGAGGAGCACGATTACAGGCTCTCGGTGTTCAAGGCTAACATGCGCCGCGCAAAGCGACACCAGGAGCTCGACCCTGCTGCCGTCCACGGCGTCACTCAGTTCTCCGATTTGACTCCGACCGAATTCCGACGCAAGTTTCTCGGTTTGAATCGTAGGCTTAAGTTTCCGGCTGATGCGAAAACAGCTCCGATCCTTCCCACGGATGAGCTTCCGTCAGATTTCGACTGGAGAGACCACGGTGCCGTTACGCCTGTTAAGAATCAG GGAACATGCGGGTCGTGCTGGTCGTTCAGTACCACTGGAGCATTGGAGGGTGCCAATTTTCTGGCCACAGGGAAGCTCGTGAGCCTTAGCGAGCAACAGCTTGTGGATTGTGATCATGAG TGTGATCCTGAAGAAGCTGGTTCTTGTGATTCTGGGTGCAATGGCGGGTTGATGAATAGTGCCTTTGAATACACACTCAAAGCTGGTGGACTTATGAGAGAAGAAGATTATCCTTACACGGGCAATGATCTTCAAGTCTGCAGATTTGACAAGACCAAGATTGCTGCTAAGGTTGCTAACTTCAGCGTTGTATCCCTTGACGAAGACCAAATTGCTGCAAATCTTGTCAAAAATGGTCCTCTTGCAG TGGCTATCAATGCAGTGTTCATGCAGACTTACATTGGGGGCGTTTCGTGCCCATACATATGCTCCAAGAGGCTGGACCATGGTGTCCTGTTGGTGGGTTATGGTTCAGCGGGCTACGCTCCCATCCGGATGAAAGAAAAACCATACTGGATCATCAAGAACTCGTGGGGCGAGAGCTGGGGGGAGAATGGGTACTACAAGATCTGCCAGGGTCGCAATGTCTGTGGAGTGGACTCCATGGTTTCTACTGTTGCAGCTGTTAGCACCACCACTTCAGACTAG
- the LOC116028684 gene encoding uncharacterized protein LOC116028684, producing MKAKKMLMRIFRNARKVAGSWPAIDEYDFVEDLSSWEFVIPSDDDDDHEAYYSLNDEDLPLKVFIDDGVEIGIEPEDIVGETGLKQDDSCLHGSPSSDVSMESPSPAQITVALDVAPVGLNDCTNDHGYVPDYDIDNEEEDYDEDDGYDYDLDEELVPYCARNKVAKQQRMKKLSKMTCPKMSKLKSSPYYCNRPGATLKISVHAKNLPKLSVASHGKTVVSNGANISFQTTVCKMCRSSLAIQTACCSVIPTKKKLNRNH from the exons ATGAAAGCAAAGAAAATGCTGATGAGAATCTTTCGAAATGCGAGGAAGGTGGCCGGATCTTGGCCGGCGATCGACGAGTACGACTTCGTCGAGGACTTGTCTTCCTGGGAATTCGTGATCCCTTCCGACGACGACGACGATCACGAAGCCTACTACTCCTTGAACGATGAAGACCTCCCCCTCAAGGTCTTCATCGACGACGGGGTTGAAATTGGGATCGAACCAGAGGATATCGTTGGTGAAACTGGGCTGAAACAAGACGATTCCTGTCTGCATGGATCTCCGTCTTCGGATGTCTCCATGGAATCTCCCTCGCCCGCCCAAATCACCGTCGCACTTGATGTTGCGCCCGTTGGACTCAATGACTGCACAAATGATCACGGCTATGTCCCTGATTATGATATTGACAATGAAGAGGAAGACTATGACGAGGACGACGGCTACGATTATGATTTGGATGAGGAGTTGGTTCCTTATTGTGCAAGGAACAAGGTCGCGAAGCAGCAGAGGATGAAGAAACTGAGTAAAATGACATGTCCAAAGATGAGCAAGCTGAAAAGCTCGCCCTATTACTGCAACAGGCCAGGCGCTACCTTGAAGATAAG TGTGCATGCCAAGAACTTGCCCAAACTCAGTGTTGCTAGTCATGGCAAAACTGTCGTTTCAAATGGTGCAAACATCAGCTTTCAAACAACAGTCTGCAAAATGTGCAGAAGTTCTTTGGCTATTCAAACAGCCTGTTGCTCTGTGATCCCtaccaaaaagaaattaaacaggAACCATTGA
- the LOC116018549 gene encoding uncharacterized protein LOC116018549 isoform X2, with protein MDRLIDTLRAADDKELQKLVVENVLSFNESFWIRLAARADNCKSEDDKKDLEELASFLMSLVDSIVHKTYEKIESATDVLKAILRPAAQEEDEIPWPPRDPEALSLMEKELNQREQEGQLDEGFLSEVNAQLRNAKEDGDKPGLEAMLQKVLQLYASRVLSKRSYARKGDEILKAEQFLETIIKAPEEEWNRLLLDGMTVGKGEISPEELYSVVNKRIERTLIRTQGGSYEQRVLVEYLKGIQSRAEEIVQVLQGQG; from the exons ATGGACAGGCTTATAGATACGTTGAGGGCTGCAGATGATAAGGAA CTTCAGAAACTTGTTGTGGAGAATGTCCTTTCTTTCAATGAGAGCTTTTGGATAAGACTAGCAGCTAGAGCAGATAACTGCAAATCTGAAGATGACAAA AAAGACCTGGAAGAATTGGCATCATTCTTAATGAGCTTGGTAGATAGTATTGTTCACAAGACATAT GAAAAGATAGAGTCAGCTACCGATGTGCTCAAAGCCATCTTAAGACCTGCAGCTCAGGAAGAGGATGAAATTCCTTGGCCCCCAAGGGATCCTGAAGCTCTCAGCCTTATGGAGAAA GAATTAAATCAAAGGGAGCAAGAAGGCCAACTAGATGAAGGATTCCTGTCAGAAGTCAATGCACAACTACGGAAT GCAAAAGAAGATGGGGACAAGCCCGGGCTTGAAGCTATGCTGCAAAAGGTTTTGCAGCTCTATGCTTCTAGAGTTCTCTCTAAGCGTAGTTATGCTAGAAAAG GGGATGAGATTTTAAAGGCTGAACAGTTTCTTGAGACCATAATTAAAG CTCCAGAAGAAGAATGGAATAGGCTGTTGTTAGATGGAATGACTGTGGGAAAAGGTGAAATCTCGCCAGAGGAATTGTATTCAGTTGTTAATAAGCGAATCGAGCGGACATTAATCCGGACG CAAGGTGGTTCTTACGAGCAGCGGGTACTTGTTGAGTATTTGAAAGGCATTCAGTCCAGAGCTGAGGAGATTGTGCAGGTACTCCAGGGCCAGGGGTAA
- the LOC116018549 gene encoding uncharacterized protein LOC116018549 isoform X1, translating to MVDACLSRHFYCIDQNRTKMATFFVTPSPPSTLHFLRSSPLRFPRCLWSGLVRREKLNTIPYRKFVKWNRRRTLICAANQDAENSFRKTVEMDRLIDTLRAADDKELQKLVVENVLSFNESFWIRLAARADNCKSEDDKKDLEELASFLMSLVDSIVHKTYEKIESATDVLKAILRPAAQEEDEIPWPPRDPEALSLMEKELNQREQEGQLDEGFLSEVNAQLRNAKEDGDKPGLEAMLQKVLQLYASRVLSKRSYARKGDEILKAEQFLETIIKAPEEEWNRLLLDGMTVGKGEISPEELYSVVNKRIERTLIRTQGGSYEQRVLVEYLKGIQSRAEEIVQVLQGQG from the exons ATGGTAGACGCCTGTCTCTCCCGCCATTTCTACTGTATCGATCAAAACCGTACTAAAATGGCGACATTCTTCGTTACGCCGTCGCCTCCGTCTACTCTGCACTTCCTTCGCTCATCGCCGCTGCGTTTTCCC CGTTGTTTGTGGAGTGGACTTGTTAGGAGAGAGAAGTTGAATACGATTCCTTATAGAAAATTTGTCAAGTGGAACCGGAG GAGAACTTTGATTTGTGCAGCCAATCAAGATGCTGAGAACTCATTTAGGAAGACAGTGGAAATGGACAGGCTTATAGATACGTTGAGGGCTGCAGATGATAAGGAA CTTCAGAAACTTGTTGTGGAGAATGTCCTTTCTTTCAATGAGAGCTTTTGGATAAGACTAGCAGCTAGAGCAGATAACTGCAAATCTGAAGATGACAAA AAAGACCTGGAAGAATTGGCATCATTCTTAATGAGCTTGGTAGATAGTATTGTTCACAAGACATAT GAAAAGATAGAGTCAGCTACCGATGTGCTCAAAGCCATCTTAAGACCTGCAGCTCAGGAAGAGGATGAAATTCCTTGGCCCCCAAGGGATCCTGAAGCTCTCAGCCTTATGGAGAAA GAATTAAATCAAAGGGAGCAAGAAGGCCAACTAGATGAAGGATTCCTGTCAGAAGTCAATGCACAACTACGGAAT GCAAAAGAAGATGGGGACAAGCCCGGGCTTGAAGCTATGCTGCAAAAGGTTTTGCAGCTCTATGCTTCTAGAGTTCTCTCTAAGCGTAGTTATGCTAGAAAAG GGGATGAGATTTTAAAGGCTGAACAGTTTCTTGAGACCATAATTAAAG CTCCAGAAGAAGAATGGAATAGGCTGTTGTTAGATGGAATGACTGTGGGAAAAGGTGAAATCTCGCCAGAGGAATTGTATTCAGTTGTTAATAAGCGAATCGAGCGGACATTAATCCGGACG CAAGGTGGTTCTTACGAGCAGCGGGTACTTGTTGAGTATTTGAAAGGCATTCAGTCCAGAGCTGAGGAGATTGTGCAGGTACTCCAGGGCCAGGGGTAA
- the LOC116012119 gene encoding uncharacterized protein LOC116012119 has protein sequence MIVGITCNFIAELWGLRECLIRAKDRKMEKIVVKTDSKAMVHTIKGESGSRPKDDTLITDCKAIMSQIRDIDIIHVLREGNQCADYLVNLGQTSDWGTMIVIQLSEDIKTLLEKDVRSVATRRVYKS, from the coding sequence ATGATAGTTGGGATCACATGCAACTTCATTGCGGAGCTATGGGGGTTGAGAGAGTGTCTTATCCGTGCAAAAGATCGGAAGATGGAGAAGATTGTAGTTAAAACGGACTCGAAAGCTATGGTGCACACCATCAAGGGGGAATCTGGTTCCCGCCCGAAAGATGATACCTTGATCACTGATTGCAAAGCTATCATGAGTCAGATAAGAGATATTGACATCATCCATGTTCTGCGAGAAGGCAACCAATGTGCGGACTACCTGGTCAACTTGGGGCAAACCAGTGATTGGGGTACAATGATAGTGATTCAACTCTCGGAGGACATCAAGACCTTGTTAGAAAAAGATGTTAGAAGTGTTGCTACTAGAAGAGTCTACAAATCCTAA
- the LOC116000337 gene encoding B-box zinc finger protein 21-like has protein sequence MKIQCDVCEKEEASIFCTADEAALCEACNHHVHDANKLAGKHLRFPLLRPSLKQYPHCDICQERRAFVFCKEDRAILCRECDSQIHRANQHTQKHSRFLLTGVMLSTTAASYQSCSSSPSASASNVVGYDANHHHRTPEINSSPASGRPNSNMTASEPTTSREGSLSATSSISEYLTQTLPGWHVEDFLDPLSSTYGFCT, from the exons atgaAGATCCAGTGCGACGTTTGTGAAAAGGAAGAGGCGTCCATTTTCTGCACCGCCGACGAGGCAGCGCTCTGCGAAGCCTGCAACCACCACGTCCATGACGCCAACAAGCTCGCCGGTAAACACCTCCGTTTCCCCCTCCTCCGCCCTTCCCTCAAACAATACCCCCACTGCGACATCTGTCAG GAACGGCGTGCATTTGTGTTCTGTAAGGAAGACAGGGCAATCCTGTGCAGGGAATGCGACTCGCAAATACACAGAGCGAACCAACATACTCAAAAACACAGCAGGTTTCTTCTCACGGGAGTAATGTTGTCTACAACCGCCGCCTCGTATCAATCCTGCAGCTCCTCCCCCAGCGCCTCCGCGTCGAATGTTGTCGGCTACGACgcaaatcatcatcatcgtaCGCCGGAGATCAATAGCTCTCCGGCTTCTGGTCGGCCAAATTCGAACATGACAGCTTCCGAACCTACGACGAGTCGAGAGGGTTCCCTTTCCGCTACTAGTAGCATATCGGAGTACTTGACTCAGACCCTTCCCGGATGGCACGTCGAGGATTTTCTTGACCCTCTGTCTTCTACGTATGGTTTCTGTACGTAA
- the LOC116023019 gene encoding squalene synthase-like translates to MGSLGAMLKHPDDVYPLIKLKMAARQVEKQIPPQPHWGFCYIMLRKVSRSFALVIQQLPNELRDAVCIFYLVLRALDTVEDDTSIASEVKVPILMAFHRHIYDLEWNFSCGTKDYKVLMDQFRHVSTAFLELGKNYQEAIEDITKRMGAGMAKFICKEVETVDDYDEYCHYVAGLVGLGLSKLFHASGKEDLASDYISNSMGLFLQKTNIIRDYLEDINEIPKSRMFWPRQIWSKYVNKLEDLKDEENSVKAVQCLNDMVTNALSHVEDCLTYMSALRDPSIFRFCAIPQIMAIGTLSMCYNNIGVFRGVVKMRRGLTAKVIDRTKTMADVYGAFFDFSCMLMSKVDYNDPSATKTVKRLEAILKTCRESGTLNKRQSYIIRRSKPNYSPALIVFFVILAVLVYHFGNQRTFA, encoded by the exons ATGGGGAGTTTGGGAGCGATGTTGAAGCATCCGGACGATGTGTATCCGCTGATAAAGCTGAAGATGGCGGCGAGGCAGGTGGAGAAGCAGATTCCCCCGCAGCCGCACTGGGGATTCTGCTACATCATGCTCCGCAAGGTCTCTCGCAGCTTCGCTCTCGTCATTCAGCAGCTTCCAAACGAGCTTCGCGACGCG GTGTGCATTTTCTATTTGGTTCTTAGAGCGCTTGATACTGTTG AGGATGATACAAGCATTGCTTCAGAGGTTAAAGTACCTATTTTGATGGCTTTTCATCGTCACATATATGACCTTGAATGGAATTTTTCAT GTGGTACAAAGGACTATAAAGTTCTCATGGATCAATTCCGTCATGTTTCTACTGCTTTTCTAGAGCTTGGGAAGAA CTATCAGGAGGCAATTGAGGACATTACCAAGAGGATGGGTGCAGGGATGGCAAAATTTATATGCAAGGAG GTGGAAACAGTTGATGACTATGATGAATATTGTCATTATGTTGCTGGGCTTGTCGGGTTAGGGTTGTCAAAACTTTTCCATGCCTCCGGTAAAGAAGATTTAGCTTCAGATTATATCTCCAACTCAATGGGGTTGTTCCTCCAG AAAACAAACATCATTAGAGATTACCTTGAGGACATTAATGAGATACCAAAGTCTCGAATGTTTTGGCCCCGTCAAATCTGGAGTAAATATGTCAATAAACTTGAG GATTTAAAAGACGAGGAGAATTCTGTCAAGGCAGTGCAGTGCCTGAATGACATGGTCACAAATGCTTTATCACATGTAGAGGATTGTTTAACCTACATGTCTGCTTTGCGAGATCCTTCCATCTTTAGGTTTTGTGCTATTCCACAG ATCATGGCTATCGGAACATTATCCATGTGCTACAACAATATTGGAGTCTTCAGGGGTGTTGTAAAGATGAGACGTG GTCTTACTGCTAAGGTCATTGACCGGACCAAGACAATGGCAGATGTTTATGGTGCTTTTTTTGACTTTTCTTGTATGCTGATGTCAAAG GTTGACTACAATGATCCTAGTGCAACCAAAACTGTGAAGAGGCTTGAAGCAATTTTGAAGACTTGCAGGGAGTCTGGAACCTTGAATAAGAG GCAATCTTACATTATTAGGAGGAGCAAGCCCAATTACTCTCCAGCTTTG ATTGTCTTCTTTGTCATTCTGGCTGTTCTTGTGTACCATTTTGGAAACCAGCGTACTTTCGCAT GA